Within Alteromonas gilva, the genomic segment CAGGAAGTGGTGAGTAAACAACTGGCCAGTATCGACGAAGTGCTGGTGTCTGTGCAGGATGACACAGCGCGTCTTAACAGTAAATTAAGTGAGGCTAAGGCGAAGCAGAAATCATTGCAAATGCGTCGTCAGACCGCATCGGTAAGAATGCAGGCCAAACAAGCGACGCATAGCGAAAAACTGGAAACCGTAATGGGCCGCTTTGATCACTACGAACAACGTGTTGATGAGTTGGAAGCAAAAGTCGATGCCTATGATTTAACTGACTCTGCGCCGAAGCAGTCGCTACAAGCCGAGTTTGATGCGCTGGAAAAAGATGACGCCATCGAAAGAGAATTGGCGGCTCTGAAAGCAAATAAAGCGGCCTAATCGATAGTGGTACCTGCGTGCAGCAGGTACTGCGCCCAAGTTAAGTAAGTGGTAGGAGAATATAATGAAAACTATTTATGAAAAGAAACGTGTCGCCAGAGATTTAAATCGTGCCGTAATTTCGGGTGTCTGTGCGGGGGTCGCTAAATACTTTGATATCGACCCGTTATGGGCAAGAGCAGGCGCTGCGGCCGGTCTGGTATTTGCGCCTATGATCACCTTACCTGCCTACATCGCAGCTGTAGTGTTATTGCCCAGAGGTGCATAATGAAAAACTTTATACTCGCTGTATTAATTGCAATTGTATTAACTAAGGTACTTGGCAGTATTGCCTCGGGCTGGTTTGACATGCACCTGGTAATGGGGGATGAAATAGTGAGTAGTTCATTGGAGTGGCTGGTTATGGCGGGTGTAGCAGTATTACTGGTTGTTATTGGCTTTGTGGTAGCCATGAGTATCTTTGCCGCACTTGGCATTGCCGCCGTTACTGTGATTGGCGCACTTCTCTTTGCCGGTATTGGGGTGTTCTGGCCGGTATTATTGATTGTTGCTGCTGTGATGCTGGTGGGCCGCTCAAAGCAATCGGCGGCCTGATTGCCAGCGGCTTAAGCGAGCCGGGCTCGTAGATGAGTCGCTCTTTTTGGCTGTTAATTTACTTTCCCGGGTGAACCACTTAGCATTATAGGCCATACTACTCTGGGCGCAGCTGGTAAGTGTTCACCTGCCAGGCCAACCGTAAACAAGGATTGATATGAAACAGTACCTCAATGTAAAAAACGTTAGCCTCGCAGTTGGAGTGCTCTTTTTACTCCTGTGGATCCTTGGCTTTTACTGGAGTATAGAGCCGGATACCTTTGACGTGAAAGCCAATGCACGTTCCCAGCAGACAACAAACAATGCTGCGCCTGTGCCCGGATATACGATTACCGCCACCTTGGTTACGGTAGCAGATACACTGCTGGAAAAGCCCGGAGGTTATCTGTCAAACGATGTGATGCCGCCCTCAGTACTATTAGATAACATGCCAAGCTGGGAGTTTGGTGTACTGGAAATGGTCCGCGATATGTCGTTGGCCATGCGTAAAGATTTCAGTCGCTCTCAGTCGCAATCAGTGGAAAATTCGTTTTTAGTTAAGGCGCAGCCTAAATTTAATATTGATAGTCGTAGCTGGTTGTTTCCCTCGTCAGAGTCGATGTACCGCGAAGGCATCGATTTACTGGCAGATTACCGTGACTACCTCGCCGACCCAACGCAGGGCGATAGCCAGTTTTACACCCGGGCAGATAATCTGCGTGAGTACTTAAAGCAGGTTGAAAAACGGCTTGGCAGTTTGTCACAACGGCTCAGCGCCAGCGTTGATGCAGAGCGGGTGAATACCGACCTGGCCGGCGACAAAGCGGCGTCAAATTCTACTCCCCGTCCAATGTCGGTGCAGACAAAAACGAGCTGGTGGCAGCTGGACAATGTATTTTATGAAGCACGCGGCGCAACCTGGGCTCTGGTGCATCTGCTAAAAGCTGTAGAGGTCGATTTCGCCAGTGTACTGGAAAATAAAAATGCACTGGTGAGTTTACAGCAAATTATTAAAGAGCTTGAAGCAACCCAACAAGCTATTTGGAGTCCGATGATTTTAAACGGCAGTGGCTTTGGTATGCTGGCGAACCATTCTTTAGTGATGGCAAACTATATTTCTCGCGCAAATGCAGCCATAATTGAGCTGTCGGAATTGTTAAATCAAGGATAAATAATGAAAAAGTGCAGATTAGCCGCTACGGCAATATTGTGTCTGGCGCCGTTGGCTAATGCGAATGCCGATACGCTGCTCGGCATCTACGCGGGTGCGCAGGGGTGGAACACCTCTGCAGCGGGCGGTTTCTCAGAAACCTCAACAGGAAATGCTGCGTTTAATTTAGACACCCAGACCAATACTTCATTATACGTTGCTTTAGAACATATGGTGCCGTTGGTGCCCAATGTAAAAGTGAACTACACAACCCTGGACAGTGATGGCGTTACCGATCTGAATGCCGCCTTTGAATTTGATGGCAATGTGTATAGCGAAAATACCGCGCTGTTATCAAACGTGGATATGGACAGCACTGATTTGATCCTTTACTACGAGCTTTTCGACAACGATTTGTTTAGTTTTGATCTGGGTATCAACGGCAAATACATCGAAGGTACGTTTTTTGTCGAAGACACAGAAACTGGCACTAATGGTGCGGCCACGTTCAAGGGAATCATCCCCATGGCCTATAGCCGGATAATGTTCAGTTTTCCGTTTACCGGTTTGTCTGCTTACGCGGAAGGGAGCTATCTGTCTTTTGACGATCATAAAGTTCAGGACCTTCAGGCAGCCGTAACTTATTCGTTTATCGAAAGCCTGGCCCTGGACATGACATTACAAGTTGGCTATCGCGATGTCACTATCGACATTGAAGATCTGGACGATATCTACGCGGATCTCTCTTATGACGGTGTCTTTGCCGGACTCGAAATCCACTTCTAGTATTTAAAGATATAAAAAAGTAAATTTTATTCTTTCCAGTTATCGTTAAAACTCATTAGCCTAAGCATATGCAAATAAGGCTAATGAGTTATGTCAGCAAATTCTAATCAAAATACCCCAACAGTTTCACCCGGCGCGATCCTGAGTGAACCACAATGGAATGCTATTACGCAGGCAATTTCCGGGCTCAATGCTCAGCAATTAACCTGGGTGAGTGGTTATATGGCCGGTTTGGCTGCGTCTGGTCAGGCGCTGCCTCAGGCTCCGGCGGCCGGCGCTGTCGCAGCGGTTGGCGATGCCCCCACACTGACGATTTTATTCGGTTCGCAAACGGGTAACTCCAAAGGGGTTGCGCAGTCATTACAGGCTAAAATGGAAGCGGCCGGCTACACCAGTAAACTGGTCAGTATGGCTGATTTCAAACCGCGTCAAATCAAAAACGAAACGCACCTGGCGATTGTTGCCAGTACGCATGGCGAGGGCGAGCCGCCTGATGACGCCATTGAACTGCATGAGTTTTTAGGTTCCAAGAAAGCGCCCAAAGTTGAAAAGCTTAAATATGCCGTACTGTCGCTGGGTGATTCCAGCTACGAGTTCTTCTGCCAGACCGGTAAGGACTTTGACGAGCGTTTAGCCAAGCTCGGTGGAAAAGCCGTGCTTTCACGGGTTGACTGCGATGTCGATTATGAAGCCGAGGCGCAGGCCTGGTGCGAAAAACTCATCGACACACTCAAAGAAGATTTCACCACCCAGGGCAGTGCAGCGGTGGCGATGCAAACCGGTGCCGCTGTGTCAACGGGCACTGCTGTACAGGCGTATACCAAAAAAGCGCCGTTTAACGCTACCTTGCTGACATCGCAAAAAATTACCGGGCGCGACTCGGTAAAAGACATTCGTCATATCGAGATTAGCCTGGAAGACTCTGGTATTGCTTATCAGGTTGGAGATGCGCTGGGTGTTTGGTTTAAAAATGACGCGTCATTAGCCGACGATATCATAACGCTCATTCAGGCGAGCGCCGATCAGAGTGTTGACGTGGGCGGCCAGCAGATGACATTCAAAGAAGCGCTGGTGCAAAAACTGGAGCTGACCCTGAGTTACCCTGGCTTTGTTAAAGCCTATCAGGAAGCGTCACAGTGCGAGGCGCTGGCGACATTAATGGAAGATAAAGCTGCCTTCCGTGAGTATCTTTCAGACCGGCAAATTGTTGACATCGTGCGCGAACACCCGCACCCGGTTCCAGCCCAACGCTTCGTTGAGGCCTGTCGGCCATTAACACCGCGGTTGTACTCCATTGCGTCGAGTCAGGCTGAAGTCGAAGATGAAGTTCACCTTACTATTGCGCACGTCGAATACGATGCCTTTGGTAAACGTCATCAGGGCGGCGCCTCGGGGTATTTGTGTGAGCGTCTCGAAGAGGGCGGTGAAGTAGAAGTATTCGTCGAGCCTAACGACAACTTCCGTCTG encodes:
- the pspA gene encoding phage shock protein PspA, coding for MGMFTRINDIIQSNINALLDKAEDPEKMIRLIIQEMQETLVEIRSLAARHIAEQKQLNRELESLNKRAAHWQQNAELAISKSKDDLARSALIEKKNIEAKQEVVSKQLASIDEVLVSVQDDTARLNSKLSEAKAKQKSLQMRRQTASVRMQAKQATHSEKLETVMGRFDHYEQRVDELEAKVDAYDLTDSAPKQSLQAEFDALEKDDAIERELAALKANKAA
- a CDS encoding PspC domain-containing protein — its product is MKTIYEKKRVARDLNRAVISGVCAGVAKYFDIDPLWARAGAAAGLVFAPMITLPAYIAAVVLLPRGA
- a CDS encoding DUF2333 family protein; its protein translation is MKQYLNVKNVSLAVGVLFLLLWILGFYWSIEPDTFDVKANARSQQTTNNAAPVPGYTITATLVTVADTLLEKPGGYLSNDVMPPSVLLDNMPSWEFGVLEMVRDMSLAMRKDFSRSQSQSVENSFLVKAQPKFNIDSRSWLFPSSESMYREGIDLLADYRDYLADPTQGDSQFYTRADNLREYLKQVEKRLGSLSQRLSASVDAERVNTDLAGDKAASNSTPRPMSVQTKTSWWQLDNVFYEARGATWALVHLLKAVEVDFASVLENKNALVSLQQIIKELEATQQAIWSPMILNGSGFGMLANHSLVMANYISRANAAIIELSELLNQG
- a CDS encoding TIGR04219 family outer membrane beta-barrel protein encodes the protein MKKCRLAATAILCLAPLANANADTLLGIYAGAQGWNTSAAGGFSETSTGNAAFNLDTQTNTSLYVALEHMVPLVPNVKVNYTTLDSDGVTDLNAAFEFDGNVYSENTALLSNVDMDSTDLILYYELFDNDLFSFDLGINGKYIEGTFFVEDTETGTNGAATFKGIIPMAYSRIMFSFPFTGLSAYAEGSYLSFDDHKVQDLQAAVTYSFIESLALDMTLQVGYRDVTIDIEDLDDIYADLSYDGVFAGLEIHF
- a CDS encoding assimilatory sulfite reductase (NADPH) flavoprotein subunit, with the protein product MSANSNQNTPTVSPGAILSEPQWNAITQAISGLNAQQLTWVSGYMAGLAASGQALPQAPAAGAVAAVGDAPTLTILFGSQTGNSKGVAQSLQAKMEAAGYTSKLVSMADFKPRQIKNETHLAIVASTHGEGEPPDDAIELHEFLGSKKAPKVEKLKYAVLSLGDSSYEFFCQTGKDFDERLAKLGGKAVLSRVDCDVDYEAEAQAWCEKLIDTLKEDFTTQGSAAVAMQTGAAVSTGTAVQAYTKKAPFNATLLTSQKITGRDSVKDIRHIEISLEDSGIAYQVGDALGVWFKNDASLADDIITLIQASADQSVDVGGQQMTFKEALVQKLELTLSYPGFVKAYQEASQCEALATLMEDKAAFREYLSDRQIVDIVREHPHPVPAQRFVEACRPLTPRLYSIASSQAEVEDEVHLTIAHVEYDAFGKRHQGGASGYLCERLEEGGEVEVFVEPNDNFRLPENTDTPVIMIGPGTGIAPFRAFMQERDAQGAEGKNWLFFGNPNFTQDFLYQVEWQSYVKSGLLSKISLAFSRDQKEKIYVQHRLLEEGKAVFEWLEEGAHLYVCGDANHMAKDVEAALLEIIKTHGGKDDQEAKAYLVGLRKAKRYQKDVY